From the genome of Candidatus Hydrogenedentota bacterium:
AGAAAACCGAAAGTTGCCACCGGAAGGCGGGGTCCTGTTCCGGGGCGACAAGGGCACGATCATGTGCGGCGTTTACGGCGACAGTCCGAGGCTTATCCCCGAGTCCGCCATGCAGTCGGCCGATCTGCCGCCGAAAACGATTCCGCGTATTCAGGGATCGCATGAACAAAATTGGATTCAGTCCGCGAAGGAACGCAAACCGGCCTCGTCCGATTTCAGCTATTCCGGACCCCTGACTGAATTCGCCCTGCTCGGCAACCTCGCCCGGCGTTTTCCCGGCCGCATCCTCAAATGGGATGCCCCGTCCATGCAGGTCGTGAACCTGCCCGAAGCCAACGCATGGGTCAAACGTCCCTATCGCGCGGGATGGACGTTGTAACTCCTTTCCAGGGCGTCCGTTTCGTCTGATCCCACCACAGGCGAGTCATGCCGACAAGGCCAACCCAAGATATGCGCCCATCTATGCACAAAGGCCTTGAAAACACAATATATGGTATCAAATCTTTTTTCTTGCATATATATGGGAAATATGCTAGATTTCAAGTCGAAATATAGTGTGTGGTTGATTTGGGAACCTCAATATTTTGTGGTCATTGGGTGTGGCTAGGCATGCGCGGGAAGGCGTAAACAACCTTACCGGCGGCGAGGAGCGACCATGAAGACATGCAGTCTGCTTGTGTCTTTTCCAGCAATTCCGTTTACCTGGCGCACGTTGATGCCCCATCGTCGTCTTGCGGGTCTTGCGGCCGCGTTGGAGTCCGAGGGGCATGAAACGGGCATTTGCGATTACGGTACGCTGGAGACGCTGGAGCGTCTGTATCCCGGCGGTTGTCGTTCTTCCGTGCATGACATGGCAGACCCTTTTTTTCTTCATGCCCCGGCCGCGCCCTTGAAGGCTTTCGCGGCCTATTGGCGCCTACGCAACATGAATCGTGCGATTCGGGCCCGGGAACGGAAGCTGATTGACGAGACGGCCCGGATGATCGCATCACGGAAACCGCTTCATTTTGTGGCGATGATGATTGACGGTCCAGAGACGGTAGCCGGCGCGGTGGAACTTTCGGCGCGGCTTCGCGAATGGGCGCCGTCGGTGCGTCTTGCGGCAGTCGGCGCCTTTGTCGAACGTCATGCGGAATCGCTTCGCGGGGTTTTGTCTTCTTTTGATTGCCTGTGCATGGGAGATCCGGAGTGGAGCCTTTTGCAATGGGCGGAACGGCTGGATCATCCGGGTCTATGGTCATTCATCCCAAATCTTCTTTGGAAACACGGGGGCCGCAAACCCGAGCGGTTCGGCGTGTCCGAATTCGATGATTTTGCCGCGCCGGTGTACGACACCGGTCTGTATCCGGCGTTGGCGCCGGGGAACAAGTTGAACCTGTTCGAGGTGGAAATGGCGCGCCCATGTCCGGGTGACGGAACGCCACGGGCCCGTTCGACTCGTGCGGTATGCGATGAAGCGGGCCGCATTGTTTCGGATCAAGGCGCGCGGGTGTTGTGGTTTTCGGGCGAACCGCCGTCGGCTTCCCATGTCAGCGCCGTCGGCTATGAAATTCTGGCGCGGGGTCTGCAAATCTGGCACGGATGTGAAGGCGCGGTTTCACAATCGCGTCCCGGGACATTTTCGGCCTTGACGGCATCGGGATGCCGTGCCGTCGTGTTCGATATTGCGAGTGGCAGCCAGCGCTTGGCGAGCGATTGTTATGGAAAGACGTTTGGCATCAGCGAGGCCGAAACGGTCCTGCGAGCGAGCAAAAACGCCGGACTGTATACAGTCGCCCGGTTCCGTTATCCCGGCAGACACGATGATTATCATACCCGGGCCGAAACGCTGCGGTTTATCGGTCGCGTGCTGCCGGATGCCGTCGCAATCCTCTCCGCGAGCGACGGGGAATGTCCGGATGGCGGGCGCGGTTGGCGTCAAACGCGATCGGCCTTGCGCGCCCGGACCGGGCTGATCCGCGAGGCCGCCGGATTGGGCGTGTCCGTTTTCGTTGATGCGGAAACAGCGCTCATCGCGCGGGCGCTGGGACATGAAGGCCACGAGGATGACTTCGCTGCGACGAGCCGCCGCCGGTTTTTAACGGGCGATGTCCAGGGCGTCGCGGCGTTGATAGAACGATTCAACCACCGGACCGGCGCCTCGGCCAATACGGTCGCGCTGCGTCCTTATCGTCCGCTGCTGGCAGCGGTTGGAAACTGAGCGAGCGACATGACGGCACGAACGGGAGTGGTGATCACGGGTGTGGGCGTGCTGGCCTGCAACGGCCTTGGACGCGCCGCGTTCTGGGATGCGCTGAAAAAGGGCGAAAGCGGCATTCGAGAGATAGACCGATTTGATGCGTCGGAGTTTCCATGCCGGATTGCGGGTCAATTATGGGACTTCGATCCGAATGATTTCATGAAGCGAAGCGTGGTGGCGCATTGGCATCGCCATGTGCACCAAGCCGTGGCCTGCTCGAAACTGGCCGTCGAAGACGCGGAACTGGGCAAGGCCGGCTACGACGGCGACCGCCTGGCCGTGGCCGTGGGGACGAGCATCGGCAGTCCGAACGAGGCTTACGAGGCGCAGCAACAGGCGTATCTCTCGCAGGGATACCGAAAAGTGAGCAAACTAGCCAGTTCCGCCTTTTCGGGTCATTCGGCGACCGTGCATGTCAGCATCGATCTGGGTTTACGGGGACCGGCGATTACGATTGCGAGCGGCTGCGCCACGGGGATTGACGCGCTGGCTTGGGGCGTTTCGCAAATTCAGTCCGGGCGCGTGGACGCAGCCGTGGTCGGCGCGACGGAATCGCCGGTGTTTCCCATGTCCTTTGCGACGGCGTGTTCGCTGGGGATTCTATCGAGTTGCAACGATGCGCCGGACAAGGCGATGCGACCCTTTGACCGCAATCGTAGCGGCATCGTTCTTGCCGAAGGCGCCGTGGCCGTTGTGCTGGAGCGGATGGATCGCGCCCAGGCGCGCGGCGCCCGCCTGTTCGCGGAAGTCGCCGGCACCGGGGCGGCCGCGGACGCCAGCAATCCTCTGATCTTGGACCGGGAGGGAAAGGCGCTGTCGCGTGCAATTGATGCGGCGCTGCAGGATGCGGGCCTTGGACCGGACGATATTGACCATGTGCAGTGCCATGGCGTTTCACTGGAAATGTACGACCATTGCGAAACCAACGCCTACAAGCGTTCGCTGGGCGGGCGGGCCTACCGCATTCCGATGTCCGCGGCGAAGTCCATGACCGGCCAGGCGTACGCGGCCGGCGGGATGCTCGGCGTGGCGGCGGCGTTGATGGCGCTCGACGAGAGCGTCGTGTCGCCCACCATCAACCTGATGGATCCGGATCCGGTGTGCGACCTCGACTTCGTGCCCAACCATTCCCGGCTCAACGATGTGCGCGCGGCGCTGGTTTCGGCGATCAGTTTCGGCGGA
Proteins encoded in this window:
- a CDS encoding beta-ketoacyl-[acyl-carrier-protein] synthase family protein — protein: MTARTGVVITGVGVLACNGLGRAAFWDALKKGESGIREIDRFDASEFPCRIAGQLWDFDPNDFMKRSVVAHWHRHVHQAVACSKLAVEDAELGKAGYDGDRLAVAVGTSIGSPNEAYEAQQQAYLSQGYRKVSKLASSAFSGHSATVHVSIDLGLRGPAITIASGCATGIDALAWGVSQIQSGRVDAAVVGATESPVFPMSFATACSLGILSSCNDAPDKAMRPFDRNRSGIVLAEGAVAVVLERMDRAQARGARLFAEVAGTGAAADASNPLILDREGKALSRAIDAALQDAGLGPDDIDHVQCHGVSLEMYDHCETNAYKRSLGGRAYRIPMSAAKSMTGQAYAAGGMLGVAAALMALDESVVSPTINLMDPDPVCDLDFVPNHSRLNDVRAALVSAISFGGTYSTAVLRRVN